The Caulobacter sp. FWC26 genome contains a region encoding:
- the parE gene encoding DNA topoisomerase IV subunit B produces the protein MSSSDKTPSLFGDDDALAPVPAAPFKASVEPHVEATPRPMPPPPPSKSAPPAAPAGKPGEYSAADIEVLEGLEPVRKRPGMYIGGTDERALHHLFAEVLDNSMDEAVAGFAKTIEVKLDADGFLSVKDDGRGMPVDPHPKYPGKSALEVIMTVLHAGGKFTGKAYETSGGLHGVGASVVNALSERVEVTVWRDGFEHLQVFARGKPLGPIQQVAPSRKKGTMVRFKPDDEIFGEGTNFKPARLYRMARSKAYLFRGVQIKWSCDPSRIHDQTPPEATFHFPNGLADFLAERTKGLTTITPESFSGRIERQGEAGAVEWAVTWTPQGFGEHDGFMQSYCNTVPTPEGGTHESGFRAALTRGLKAYAELKGEKRGTIITADDVVAQAGALISVFIKNPEFQGQTKEKLSTSEAQRFVEAALRDPFDLWLSSSPKNAQALLEFVIERAEERLKRRKDKEVSRASATRKLRLPGKLADCAGSAVDGAELFIVEGDSAGGSAKQARDRKFQAILPLRGKILNVASASGEKFTANKELSDLMLALGAQAGSKYREEDLRYERIIIMTDADVDGAHIASLLITFFYRTMPDVIRQGHLFLALPPLYRLSHGGKSEYARDDAHKDELLATVFKGKKPEIGRFKGLGEMMAAQLKETTMDPKKRTLARVTLPRHEESVEDLVETLMGRKPELRFRFIQENAEFAAADLDL, from the coding sequence ATGTCCTCCTCCGATAAGACCCCATCCCTGTTTGGTGACGACGACGCCCTGGCGCCGGTCCCCGCCGCGCCGTTCAAGGCCAGCGTGGAGCCGCACGTCGAGGCGACGCCGCGTCCGATGCCCCCGCCCCCGCCGTCAAAGTCCGCGCCCCCGGCCGCGCCCGCCGGGAAGCCCGGCGAATACTCGGCCGCCGACATCGAGGTGCTGGAAGGCCTGGAGCCGGTTCGCAAGCGGCCGGGCATGTACATCGGCGGCACCGATGAGCGGGCCCTGCACCACCTGTTCGCCGAAGTGCTGGACAACTCGATGGACGAGGCCGTGGCCGGCTTCGCCAAGACCATCGAGGTCAAGCTCGACGCCGACGGCTTCCTGTCGGTCAAGGACGACGGTCGCGGCATGCCCGTCGACCCGCACCCCAAGTACCCCGGCAAGTCGGCGCTGGAGGTCATCATGACCGTCCTGCACGCCGGCGGTAAGTTCACGGGCAAGGCCTACGAGACCTCCGGCGGCCTGCACGGCGTCGGCGCCAGCGTCGTCAACGCCCTGTCCGAGCGCGTCGAGGTCACCGTCTGGCGCGACGGCTTCGAGCACCTGCAGGTCTTCGCCCGCGGCAAGCCGCTGGGGCCCATCCAGCAGGTCGCGCCGTCGCGCAAGAAGGGCACCATGGTGCGCTTCAAGCCCGACGACGAGATCTTCGGCGAGGGGACCAATTTCAAGCCCGCGCGCCTCTACCGCATGGCCCGGTCCAAGGCCTATCTGTTCCGCGGCGTGCAGATCAAATGGTCCTGCGATCCCTCGCGGATCCATGACCAGACCCCGCCCGAGGCCACGTTCCACTTCCCCAACGGCCTGGCCGACTTCCTGGCTGAGCGGACCAAAGGCCTCACCACTATCACGCCCGAGAGCTTCTCGGGCCGCATCGAGCGCCAGGGCGAGGCCGGCGCCGTCGAGTGGGCCGTCACCTGGACGCCCCAGGGCTTCGGCGAGCACGACGGCTTCATGCAGTCGTACTGCAACACCGTGCCCACGCCCGAAGGCGGCACCCACGAGAGCGGTTTCCGCGCCGCCCTGACCCGCGGTCTCAAGGCCTACGCCGAGCTCAAGGGCGAGAAGCGCGGCACGATCATCACCGCCGACGACGTCGTCGCCCAGGCCGGCGCGCTGATCTCGGTGTTCATCAAGAACCCCGAGTTCCAGGGCCAGACCAAGGAAAAGCTCTCCACCAGCGAAGCCCAGCGCTTCGTGGAAGCGGCGCTGCGCGACCCGTTCGACCTGTGGCTGTCGTCCAGCCCGAAGAACGCCCAGGCCCTCCTGGAATTCGTCATCGAGCGGGCCGAGGAGCGCCTAAAGCGCCGCAAAGACAAGGAAGTCTCCCGCGCCAGCGCGACCCGCAAGCTGCGCCTGCCGGGCAAGCTGGCCGACTGCGCCGGGAGCGCGGTCGACGGGGCCGAGCTCTTCATCGTCGAAGGCGACTCGGCCGGCGGCTCGGCCAAGCAGGCCCGCGACCGCAAATTCCAGGCGATCCTGCCGCTGCGCGGCAAGATCCTGAACGTGGCCTCGGCCAGCGGCGAGAAGTTCACCGCCAACAAGGAGCTGTCGGACCTGATGCTGGCCCTGGGCGCCCAGGCCGGCTCCAAGTACCGCGAGGAAGATCTGCGCTACGAGCGGATCATCATCATGACCGACGCCGACGTCGACGGCGCCCACATCGCCTCCCTGCTGATCACCTTCTTCTACCGCACCATGCCGGACGTGATCCGCCAGGGGCACCTGTTCCTGGCCCTGCCGCCGCTGTACCGCCTCAGCCACGGCGGCAAGTCGGAATACGCCCGCGACGACGCCCACAAGGACGAGCTCCTGGCCACGGTGTTCAAGGGCAAGAAGCCCGAGATCGGCCGCTTCAAGGGCCTGGGCGAGATGATGGCCGCCCAGCTGAAGGAGACCACCATGGACCCCAAGAAGCGCACCCTGGCCCGCGTCACCCTGCCCCGCCACGAGGAAAGCGTCGAAGACCTGGTCGAGACCCTGATGGGCCGCAAACCCGAACTGCGCTTCCGCTTCATCCAGGAAAACGCCGAGTTCGCGGCGGCGGATCTGGATCTGTAG
- a CDS encoding DEAD/DEAH box helicase, producing MPFPASHPALERALAAQGYAEPTPVQAAVLAADAADRDLLVSAQTGSGKTVAFGLAAAPTLLGDAETFGQAAEPLALVIAPTRELAMQVNRELGWLYAEAKAAVINCVGGMDARREQRALNYGAHIVVGTPGRLRDHIERGHLDLSKLKVAVLDEADEMLDMGFREDLEFILDAAPPERRTLLFSATLARDIVELAKRYQNDAVRIDTIGRNEPHRDIEYRAVRVAPNEVEHAVVNLLRFFEAPGALVFANTRESVRSLHAKLRERGFAVVGLSGELSQRERADALQALRDGHARVCVATDVAARGLDLPDLGLVIHAELPINKATLLHRSGRTGRAGKKGVSALVVPYTRRRKAEQLLYAAGVEADWGGAPSADSIREKDQERLLEDPIFSETSTEEDIALAEAMLAKRTPVEIAAALIRTRRAKLPSPEDIYDDPRHGADPGPRLRTGEPGERPEREPRVSMEGSEWFRISVGRRGNADPKWLIPMICRLGHITKKDIGAIRIFDYDTKFEISAEAATKFGAAVQATVREDVSITPTTAPAPRGERPPREPRDHDAPRREFKPRAPREDGPRPPRANAPGSRDHTPRPSSFGEDGFSNAKPYGRGEEPKGDYKPRRAPRDNDAPRPYSPQDSEGAPKRAFKPRHEAGADAPREYKPRAPRADGDAPKKPFKKAFSDNAAGPKPYAKPYAGKRDSDAPPKPFKGPKPFKAKSFDAKPGGKPAGKPFKKK from the coding sequence ATGCCCTTCCCTGCCTCCCACCCCGCTCTTGAGCGGGCGCTCGCCGCTCAAGGTTACGCCGAGCCCACCCCCGTCCAAGCCGCCGTTCTGGCCGCCGACGCCGCAGACCGCGACCTGCTGGTCAGCGCCCAGACGGGCTCGGGCAAGACCGTCGCCTTCGGCCTCGCGGCCGCCCCCACCCTGCTGGGCGACGCCGAAACCTTTGGCCAAGCCGCCGAGCCGCTGGCCCTGGTCATCGCTCCGACCCGCGAACTGGCCATGCAGGTCAATCGCGAACTGGGCTGGCTCTACGCCGAAGCCAAGGCCGCGGTGATCAACTGCGTTGGCGGCATGGACGCCCGTCGCGAGCAGCGCGCCCTGAACTACGGCGCCCATATCGTCGTGGGCACGCCCGGCCGTCTGCGCGACCACATCGAACGCGGTCACCTGGATCTTTCCAAGCTGAAGGTCGCCGTCCTCGACGAGGCCGACGAGATGCTGGACATGGGCTTCCGCGAGGACCTGGAGTTCATCCTCGACGCCGCCCCGCCCGAGCGCCGCACCCTGCTGTTCTCGGCCACCCTGGCCCGCGACATCGTCGAGCTGGCCAAGCGCTACCAGAACGACGCCGTCCGCATCGACACCATTGGCCGCAACGAGCCGCACCGCGACATCGAGTACCGCGCCGTGCGCGTGGCCCCCAACGAGGTCGAGCACGCCGTCGTCAACCTACTGCGCTTCTTCGAAGCCCCCGGCGCCCTGGTGTTCGCCAACACCCGCGAGAGCGTCCGCAGCCTGCACGCCAAGCTGCGCGAGCGCGGCTTCGCCGTGGTCGGCCTGTCGGGCGAGCTCAGCCAGCGCGAACGGGCCGACGCCCTGCAAGCTCTTCGGGATGGCCACGCCCGCGTCTGCGTCGCCACCGACGTCGCCGCGCGCGGCCTCGACCTGCCGGATCTGGGCCTAGTGATCCACGCCGAGCTGCCGATCAACAAGGCGACCCTCCTGCACCGGTCGGGCCGCACCGGCCGCGCCGGCAAGAAGGGCGTCAGCGCCCTCGTCGTGCCCTACACCCGTCGCCGCAAGGCCGAGCAACTCTTGTACGCCGCCGGCGTCGAGGCCGACTGGGGCGGCGCCCCCAGCGCCGACTCGATCCGCGAGAAGGACCAGGAGCGCCTGCTCGAGGACCCGATCTTCAGCGAGACCTCGACCGAGGAAGACATCGCCTTGGCCGAAGCCATGCTGGCCAAGCGCACGCCGGTCGAGATCGCCGCCGCGCTGATCCGCACCCGTCGCGCCAAGCTGCCGTCGCCGGAAGACATCTACGACGATCCGCGTCACGGCGCCGATCCCGGCCCGCGCCTGCGCACCGGCGAACCGGGCGAGCGTCCCGAGCGCGAGCCGCGCGTCAGCATGGAAGGCTCGGAGTGGTTCCGGATCAGCGTGGGCCGTCGCGGCAACGCCGACCCGAAGTGGCTGATCCCGATGATCTGCCGCCTGGGCCACATCACCAAGAAGGATATCGGCGCGATCCGGATCTTCGACTACGACACCAAGTTCGAGATCTCGGCCGAGGCGGCGACCAAGTTCGGCGCCGCAGTGCAGGCGACCGTCCGCGAGGACGTCTCGATCACCCCGACGACTGCGCCGGCCCCGCGCGGCGAGCGCCCGCCCCGCGAACCGCGCGACCACGACGCGCCGCGCCGTGAGTTCAAGCCCCGCGCCCCGCGTGAGGACGGCCCTCGTCCGCCGCGCGCCAACGCCCCTGGTTCGCGCGATCACACCCCGCGCCCGTCCAGCTTCGGCGAAGATGGCTTCAGCAACGCCAAGCCCTATGGCCGTGGCGAAGAGCCCAAGGGCGACTACAAGCCGCGCCGCGCGCCGCGCGACAACGACGCGCCGCGTCCGTACTCGCCGCAGGACTCCGAAGGCGCACCCAAGCGCGCCTTCAAGCCGCGCCACGAGGCTGGCGCCGACGCGCCGCGCGAGTACAAGCCCCGCGCCCCGCGCGCGGACGGTGACGCGCCCAAGAAGCCGTTCAAGAAGGCCTTCAGCGACAACGCCGCCGGTCCGAAGCCCTATGCCAAGCCCTACGCTGGCAAGCGCGACAGCGACGCCCCCCCCAAGCCGTTCAAGGGCCCCAAGCCCTTCAAGGCCAAGAGCTTCGACGCCAAACCTGGCGGCAAGCCGGCCGGTAAGCCGTTCAAGAAGAAGTAG
- a CDS encoding NAD(P)/FAD-dependent oxidoreductase: protein METFDVVVIGAGAAGMMCAIEAGKRGRSVLVIDHAKAPGEKIRISGGGRCNFTNTGATIHNFLSANPKFALSALRRYRPRDFVALVERYGIAYHEKTLGQLFCDGSAKQIITMLLTEMKAAGVTLRLETGVESVAKGVSGFEVSLSSGKVACTALVVASGGKSIPKMGATGLGYDIARQFGLNIIDTRPALVPLTFEAGMLARLTPLSGVALDAVVAHGKTKFQEGMLFTHRGVSGPSILQISSYWREGDEIRVDMAPGVDALAALKAARTATPRQAVATVLATLLPKRVAQLIAEEEAPDKGNIADCSDKVLGRLAGAVNAWTFKPVGSEGYRTAEVTLGGVDTDALDSRTLEAKAVPGLYFIGEVVDVTGWLGGYNFQWAWSSGWSAGQSV, encoded by the coding sequence TTGGAAACCTTCGACGTTGTGGTGATCGGCGCGGGTGCGGCTGGCATGATGTGCGCCATTGAGGCGGGCAAGCGCGGTCGCTCGGTCCTGGTGATCGACCACGCCAAGGCGCCCGGTGAGAAAATCCGCATCAGCGGCGGCGGGCGCTGCAACTTCACCAACACCGGCGCGACGATCCATAACTTCCTGTCGGCCAATCCGAAGTTCGCCCTGTCGGCCCTGCGTCGCTATCGCCCGCGCGACTTCGTCGCCCTCGTCGAGCGCTATGGCATCGCCTATCACGAAAAGACCCTGGGGCAGTTGTTCTGCGACGGCTCGGCCAAGCAGATCATCACCATGCTGCTGACCGAGATGAAGGCCGCCGGCGTGACGTTGCGCCTGGAGACCGGCGTAGAGAGCGTGGCCAAGGGTGTGTCCGGATTCGAGGTTTCCCTCTCGTCCGGCAAGGTCGCCTGCACCGCGCTGGTGGTGGCCAGCGGCGGCAAGTCGATCCCGAAGATGGGCGCGACGGGCCTCGGATATGACATCGCCAGGCAGTTTGGCCTGAACATCATCGATACTCGCCCGGCGCTGGTGCCGCTGACCTTCGAGGCCGGGATGCTGGCGCGCCTGACGCCGCTGTCGGGCGTAGCGCTGGACGCCGTGGTCGCCCACGGCAAGACCAAGTTCCAGGAAGGCATGCTGTTCACGCACCGGGGGGTGTCGGGCCCTTCGATCCTGCAGATTTCGTCCTACTGGCGGGAGGGCGACGAGATCCGGGTCGACATGGCGCCGGGCGTCGACGCCTTGGCGGCGCTGAAGGCGGCGCGCACGGCCACGCCGCGTCAGGCCGTGGCGACGGTGCTCGCGACCCTGCTGCCCAAACGCGTCGCCCAGCTGATCGCCGAGGAGGAGGCTCCCGACAAGGGCAACATCGCCGACTGCTCTGACAAGGTGCTGGGGCGGCTGGCCGGGGCGGTCAACGCCTGGACCTTCAAGCCGGTGGGCTCGGAAGGCTACCGCACGGCGGAAGTCACCCTGGGCGGGGTCGACACCGATGCTCTGGACTCGCGCACGCTCGAGGCCAAGGCCGTACCCGGCCTCTATTTCATCGGCGAAGTCGTGGACGTCACCGGGTGGCTAGGCGGCTATAACTTCCAGTGGGCCTGGAGTTCCGGTTGGAGCGCGGGCCAGTCGGTGTGA
- a CDS encoding Hsp70 family protein: MTAASPVSAPRAPTIGVDFGTTNTVVSLTLGDDQARLVRFSIDNRDLFAFRSALSFHSVQGVGDAANERVVEAGPWAIEAYLEDPLETRFIQSFKTFAASAAFTETRILNKRYQFEDLLAAFLLRLRDHAGEQLSNLPPRIIVGRPVTFAGSSPDEALALTRYEAAFQRLGFTDIRYAYEPVGAAFFFARQLKQDATVLVADFGGGTSDFSLVRFERATDGTLRSTPLSRSGVGVAGDAFDYRIIDQLVSPELGKGSDYRSFSNSLPIPQRYYAAFARWDQLALLRASKDMRDIRALERTALEPDKIAALIEVLDGNHGYALYRSVSALKEALSSQAQATFRFEAGSVRIEKPVARSEFEAWIAPELSAIETAVGQALDLANLTEAGVDRVFLTGGSSFVPAVREIFLRRFGAGKIETGGEFESIASGLALIGREADLDLWTMRAS, translated from the coding sequence ATGACGGCCGCTTCCCCCGTTTCGGCCCCACGCGCGCCGACCATCGGCGTCGACTTCGGCACCACCAACACCGTGGTCTCGCTGACCCTGGGCGACGACCAGGCGCGCCTGGTGCGCTTCTCGATCGACAACCGCGACCTCTTCGCCTTCCGCTCCGCGCTCAGCTTCCACAGCGTCCAGGGCGTGGGCGACGCGGCGAACGAGCGGGTGGTCGAGGCCGGTCCCTGGGCGATCGAAGCCTATCTGGAAGATCCGCTGGAGACGCGGTTCATCCAGTCGTTCAAGACCTTCGCCGCATCGGCCGCCTTCACCGAGACCCGCATCCTCAACAAGCGCTACCAGTTCGAGGATCTGCTGGCCGCGTTTCTGCTGCGCCTGCGCGATCACGCGGGCGAGCAGCTCTCGAACCTGCCGCCCCGGATCATCGTCGGCCGCCCGGTGACGTTCGCCGGCTCTTCGCCGGACGAGGCGCTGGCCCTGACCCGCTACGAAGCCGCGTTCCAACGCCTGGGCTTCACCGACATCCGCTACGCCTACGAGCCCGTCGGCGCGGCCTTCTTCTTCGCCCGACAGCTGAAGCAGGACGCCACCGTGCTGGTGGCCGACTTCGGCGGCGGCACCAGCGACTTCTCGCTCGTGCGGTTCGAGCGCGCGACGGACGGCACGCTGCGTTCGACGCCGCTTTCGCGCTCGGGCGTCGGCGTGGCGGGCGACGCCTTCGACTACCGGATCATCGACCAGCTGGTCTCACCGGAGCTGGGTAAGGGCTCGGACTACCGGTCGTTCTCCAACAGCCTGCCTATCCCGCAGCGCTACTACGCCGCCTTCGCACGCTGGGATCAGTTGGCGCTGCTGCGCGCCTCCAAGGACATGCGCGACATCCGCGCTCTGGAGCGCACGGCGCTGGAGCCTGACAAGATCGCCGCCCTGATCGAGGTGCTGGACGGCAATCACGGTTATGCCCTCTACCGCTCGGTCTCGGCGCTGAAGGAGGCGCTGTCGAGCCAGGCGCAAGCGACGTTCCGGTTCGAAGCCGGTTCGGTGCGGATCGAAAAGCCCGTCGCGCGGTCGGAGTTCGAAGCCTGGATCGCGCCCGAGCTCTCGGCGATCGAAACGGCCGTGGGCCAGGCCCTCGACCTGGCCAACCTCACCGAGGCCGGCGTCGATCGGGTGTTCCTGACCGGCGGCAGCTCATTCGTGCCGGCGGTCCGCGAAATCTTCCTGCGCCGGTTCGGGGCCGGCAAGATCGAGACCGGCGGCGAGTTCGAGTCCATCGCCTCGGGCTTGGCGCTGATCGGCCGTGAGGCGGATCTCGACCTCTGGACCATGCGCGCAAGCTAG
- a CDS encoding LysR family transcriptional regulator translates to MSKLPDLEGLAVFAKVAELRSFAAASEELAMSKATVSKAVTRLELRLGARLFNRTSRRLALTDAGHALVERASRVLAEGEAAEEEASSQSAAPRGLVRMAAPMSLGVTSLAPVLPEFLASYPDVSVDLHLSDATVDLIGMGFDLALRVADLPDSSLVARRLRAVNRFVVAAPIYWDRHGRPNHPADLAAHRGLTYGHQASPETWRFQKGAGDEAAVRPRSVLRANNGDALLPALLAGTGVAMLPDFIVGAAVAEGRLEVVLSDWSATPIALHLVMPPGGPRPARVEALASYLVKALGASRG, encoded by the coding sequence ATGTCCAAGCTCCCTGATCTGGAAGGTCTCGCGGTCTTCGCCAAGGTGGCGGAGCTCCGCTCGTTCGCCGCCGCGTCCGAGGAGCTCGCCATGTCCAAGGCCACGGTGTCAAAAGCGGTGACGCGGCTGGAGTTGCGGCTGGGCGCGCGGCTGTTCAACCGAACATCGCGCCGCCTCGCCCTGACCGACGCGGGTCATGCCCTCGTGGAACGGGCCAGCCGCGTGCTGGCCGAGGGCGAGGCGGCCGAGGAGGAGGCGTCCAGCCAGTCCGCCGCGCCGCGGGGCCTGGTGCGGATGGCCGCGCCGATGTCGTTGGGCGTGACCAGTCTAGCCCCCGTTCTCCCGGAATTTCTGGCGTCCTATCCCGACGTGTCGGTCGATCTGCATCTGTCCGACGCCACGGTCGACCTGATCGGCATGGGTTTCGATCTCGCCCTGCGTGTCGCCGACCTGCCCGACAGTTCGCTGGTCGCGCGGCGGCTGCGAGCGGTGAACCGCTTCGTCGTGGCCGCGCCTATCTATTGGGATCGTCACGGACGCCCGAACCATCCGGCCGATCTCGCCGCGCATCGGGGCCTCACCTACGGCCATCAGGCCTCGCCCGAGACCTGGCGCTTTCAGAAGGGCGCGGGCGATGAGGCTGCGGTTCGTCCCCGCTCGGTGCTGCGCGCCAACAACGGCGACGCCCTGCTGCCCGCGCTGCTGGCGGGTACAGGGGTCGCGATGTTGCCGGACTTCATCGTCGGGGCGGCCGTCGCAGAGGGGCGGTTGGAAGTCGTGCTTAGCGACTGGAGCGCAACGCCTATCGCGCTCCACCTGGTGATGCCACCCGGCGGGCCGCGCCCGGCGCGCGTGGAAGCGCTCGCCAGCTATCTCGTGAAAGCCTTGGGCGCCAGCCGCGGCTAA
- a CDS encoding pirin family protein, whose translation MIDRKPFDKLGGADHGWLKAKHHFSFASYYDPNNMNWGALRVWNDDEIAPNTGFPPHPHSDMEIITYVRDGAITHQDNLGNKGRTVAGDVQVMSAGSGIRHAEYNLEAETTRIFQIWIEPKSFGGAPSWGSKPFPKGDRSGKFVTLASGFADDADALPIRTDARVLGATLKAGESTTYALGKDRSGYLVPAVGTVEVNGVKLNARDGAGIKDEDVITVTALEDAELVLVDAA comes from the coding sequence ATGATCGACCGCAAACCGTTCGACAAGCTTGGCGGCGCCGACCACGGTTGGCTGAAGGCCAAACACCACTTCTCGTTCGCCAGCTACTACGACCCCAACAACATGAACTGGGGCGCGCTGCGGGTCTGGAATGACGACGAGATCGCCCCGAACACCGGCTTTCCGCCGCATCCGCACAGCGACATGGAGATCATCACCTATGTCCGCGATGGCGCGATCACCCACCAGGACAACCTGGGCAACAAGGGACGCACCGTTGCGGGCGACGTCCAGGTGATGAGCGCAGGCTCGGGTATCCGTCACGCCGAGTACAATCTCGAAGCGGAGACCACTCGGATCTTCCAGATCTGGATCGAGCCGAAGTCGTTCGGCGGCGCGCCCTCCTGGGGCTCCAAACCGTTCCCGAAGGGCGACCGCTCGGGAAAGTTCGTAACGCTGGCCAGCGGTTTCGCCGATGACGCCGACGCCCTGCCGATCCGCACCGACGCCCGCGTCCTGGGGGCGACGCTGAAGGCGGGCGAGAGCACCACCTATGCGCTTGGCAAGGATCGTAGCGGCTATCTGGTGCCGGCCGTTGGGACCGTCGAAGTCAACGGGGTCAAGCTGAACGCCCGTGACGGCGCCGGCATCAAGGACGAGGACGTCATCACCGTCACCGCGCTGGAAGACGCCGAGCTCGTGCTGGTCGACGCCGCCTAG
- a CDS encoding DUF4861 family protein: MSKIFAVALAIAVGAAASQAYAQAHPPTKPLEAPDAVGRKPRAAVTLAPYRYNDILWENDRTAHRIYSRDLEKAEPPSTSGIDAWGKSVRWPYMDRQLQTGDQHANHGEGLDFYDVGTARGAGGLGIWRDNKLWTSRNWAAWKLIQNGPDVASFSVDYAPWPVDVDRKVWETRVFSLPMGTNFTRMVSTISSDKPGPLVVGIGISKRKRASGAGLFRKDLVPGRVTFWEPADPDKGAMAIALMVDPKSVVEVRQDFDNYLVLVRVEPGKPFVYYMGAAWDKGLDFHNAADWDAYVAAQKPDFDPSH; encoded by the coding sequence ATGTCCAAGATCTTCGCCGTCGCTCTCGCCATCGCTGTGGGGGCGGCCGCGTCTCAGGCCTACGCCCAAGCGCATCCGCCGACCAAACCGCTCGAAGCGCCTGACGCCGTGGGCCGAAAGCCCCGCGCGGCCGTGACCCTTGCGCCCTACCGCTACAACGACATTCTCTGGGAAAACGACCGCACGGCGCATCGCATCTACAGCCGTGACCTGGAAAAGGCCGAGCCGCCGTCGACCTCCGGTATCGACGCCTGGGGCAAGAGCGTGCGGTGGCCCTACATGGATCGCCAGCTCCAGACCGGCGACCAACATGCCAACCACGGCGAGGGCCTGGATTTCTACGACGTGGGCACGGCGCGCGGGGCGGGTGGGCTCGGGATCTGGCGCGACAACAAGCTGTGGACGTCCCGCAATTGGGCCGCCTGGAAGCTGATCCAGAACGGGCCCGATGTGGCGTCGTTCAGCGTCGACTACGCGCCCTGGCCGGTCGATGTCGACCGTAAGGTCTGGGAGACCCGGGTCTTCTCGCTGCCGATGGGCACGAATTTCACGCGCATGGTGTCGACGATCAGCTCGGATAAGCCGGGACCCCTGGTCGTCGGGATTGGCATTTCCAAGCGCAAGCGCGCCAGCGGCGCGGGCCTGTTCCGAAAGGATCTGGTCCCGGGGCGGGTGACGTTCTGGGAACCGGCAGACCCGGACAAGGGCGCGATGGCCATCGCCCTCATGGTTGACCCCAAGTCCGTGGTCGAGGTGCGGCAGGACTTCGACAACTACCTCGTGCTGGTCCGGGTCGAGCCGGGCAAGCCATTCGTCTACTACATGGGCGCGGCCTGGGACAAAGGCCTCGACTTCCATAACGCCGCCGACTGGGACGCATATGTCGCGGCGCAGAAGCCTGACTTCGATCCCTCGCACTAA
- a CDS encoding cyclopropane-fatty-acyl-phospholipid synthase family protein has product MAYLRWRRFTELLSLDRPWLGELFMRKRHKPIVAAPVEKWDAEYQAGVYDRLNRSEQRHHHRLLAAMIADRWPNPRVLEIGAGEGVFYEALRAHRPARYVGVDFSKPAIERGELRLAPEIAIGEVKMLLGDGRTFATDETFDVVVFSECIEHLGEVEAVVAHYARNLKSGGAVGLTMWLALKPLRLWHRLKGLGEVLDEAVINTPWGGGWLVAVVRPAR; this is encoded by the coding sequence ATGGCCTATCTGCGCTGGCGACGGTTCACGGAGCTTCTTTCGCTGGACCGCCCCTGGCTCGGCGAGCTCTTCATGCGCAAGCGCCACAAGCCTATCGTCGCCGCGCCCGTCGAGAAGTGGGACGCCGAGTACCAGGCAGGCGTCTATGATCGTCTGAACCGGTCCGAGCAGCGCCATCACCATCGCCTTCTGGCGGCGATGATCGCGGACCGCTGGCCAAATCCGCGCGTCCTGGAGATCGGCGCAGGCGAGGGGGTCTTCTACGAGGCCCTGCGCGCCCACCGTCCGGCCCGCTATGTCGGCGTCGACTTCTCCAAGCCGGCGATCGAGCGGGGCGAACTGCGCCTGGCCCCCGAGATCGCGATCGGCGAGGTCAAGATGCTGCTGGGCGACGGCCGCACCTTCGCGACCGACGAGACCTTCGATGTGGTGGTGTTCTCGGAGTGCATCGAGCACCTTGGCGAAGTCGAGGCCGTGGTCGCTCACTATGCACGCAACCTGAAGTCCGGCGGCGCTGTGGGCCTGACCATGTGGCTGGCGCTGAAGCCGCTGCGCCTGTGGCATCGGCTGAAGGGGCTGGGCGAGGTGCTGGACGAGGCCGTGATCAACACGCCGTGGGGCGGGGGCTGGCTGGTGGCGGTCGTGCGTCCGGCGCGGTGA